A section of the Leminorella richardii genome encodes:
- the mtnN gene encoding 5'-methylthioadenosine/S-adenosylhomocysteine nucleosidase yields the protein MKVGIIGAMEQEVTLLRSQIENMNTLQRAGCEIYTGRLNGVDVALLKSGIGKVAAAMGTALLLEICRPDVIINTGSAGGLSPSLKVGDIVVSSEVRYHDADVTAFGYEPGQMAGCPAAFTADSALIDLAERCIRQCNLNAVKGLVCSGDAFINGAEPLARIRTTFPQAIAVEMEATAIGHVCHQFGTPFVVVRAISDVADRESHLSFDEFLVLAAKQSSLMVTTMLGELAERAP from the coding sequence ATGAAAGTAGGCATTATTGGTGCAATGGAGCAGGAAGTTACTCTGCTGCGTTCACAGATTGAAAATATGAACACACTGCAGCGCGCCGGATGCGAAATTTACACCGGTCGCCTGAACGGCGTTGACGTAGCGCTTCTGAAGTCCGGCATCGGCAAGGTTGCCGCAGCAATGGGCACTGCACTGCTGCTGGAAATCTGTCGCCCCGACGTCATTATCAATACCGGTTCTGCCGGCGGCCTGTCTCCGTCGCTAAAAGTGGGTGACATTGTGGTTTCCAGCGAGGTTCGCTATCACGATGCCGACGTTACCGCCTTTGGCTATGAACCTGGCCAAATGGCTGGCTGCCCCGCGGCTTTTACCGCCGATTCTGCGCTGATTGACCTCGCCGAGCGCTGCATTCGCCAGTGTAACCTTAATGCTGTAAAAGGCCTGGTATGTAGCGGTGACGCCTTTATCAACGGCGCTGAGCCGCTGGCTCGCATTCGCACCACCTTCCCTCAGGCGATTGCCGTTGAAATGGAAGCGACAGCCATTGGTCACGTCTGCCATCAGTTCGGTACGCCGTTTGTTGTGGTGCGTGCGATTTCTGACGTCGCCGATCGAGAGTCTCATCTGAGCTTTGACGAGTTTCTGGTGCTGGCGGCCAAACAGTCATCTCTGATGGTCACGACCATGCTGGGCGAACTGGCAGAACGCGCGCCGTGA
- a CDS encoding TRIC cation channel family protein, whose amino-acid sequence MLVYWLDILGTSVFAISGVLLAGKLRMDPFGVLVLGVVTAVGGGTIRDMALANGPAFWVKDPTDLVVALVTCVATIVLVRHPRSLPKWILPVLDAIGLAVFVGIGVNKAFAAGTGPLVATCMGVLTGVGGGIIRDVLAREVPMILRTEVYATACIIGGSVHAASYYFFNINLELAAYLGMVITLVIRLAAIRWSLRLPTFSLDK is encoded by the coding sequence ATGCTGGTTTACTGGCTAGACATACTTGGAACGTCGGTCTTTGCCATTTCGGGCGTTCTTTTGGCGGGAAAGCTGCGGATGGATCCTTTTGGCGTGCTGGTGCTGGGCGTCGTTACCGCGGTTGGCGGTGGAACCATTCGGGACATGGCGCTGGCCAATGGCCCAGCGTTTTGGGTAAAAGATCCTACGGATCTGGTGGTCGCTCTGGTGACCTGTGTCGCCACAATCGTTCTTGTACGCCATCCGCGCTCGCTGCCCAAGTGGATCCTGCCGGTGCTGGACGCCATTGGTTTGGCGGTCTTCGTCGGCATTGGCGTCAATAAGGCGTTTGCTGCCGGAACAGGCCCGCTGGTGGCGACCTGCATGGGCGTACTGACCGGGGTTGGCGGGGGTATTATTCGCGACGTACTGGCGCGGGAAGTACCGATGATCCTGAGAACCGAAGTCTACGCGACAGCCTGTATTATCGGCGGCTCCGTTCACGCGGCGAGCTACTACTTTTTCAACATTAATTTGGAGCTGGCAGCCTACCTTGGCATGGTCATCACTCTGGTAATCCGCCTGGCTGCCATCCGCTGGAGCCTCCGTTTACCGACGTTCAGCCTCGATAAATAG
- the hemL gene encoding glutamate-1-semialdehyde 2,1-aminomutase produces MSKSENLYAQAQKVIPGGVNSPVRAFTGVGGVPLFVERADGAYLYDADGKAYIDYVGSWGPMILGHNNDVIRDAVIEAVTRGLSFGAPTEMEVEMATLVTELVPSMDMVRMVNSGTEATMSAIRLARGFTARDKIIKFEGCYHGHADCLLVKAGSGALTLGQPNSPGVPADFAKHTLTCTYNDLSSVQQAFEQHPEEIACIIVEPVAGNMNCIPPQPDFLPGLRQLCDQYGALLIIDEVMTGFRVALGGAQAYYGVTPDLTCLGKIIGGGMPVGAFGGRRDVMAALAPTGPVYQAGTLSGNPIAMAAGYACLSQLTDVGIYSQLAESTKTLAEGLLSAAKRQGVPLVVNYVGGMFGLFFTDANTVTCYQDVVKCDVERFKKFFHLMLEEGVYLAPSAFEAGFMSLAHSKEDLQKTISAAERCFAKLA; encoded by the coding sequence ATGAGCAAATCAGAAAATTTATACGCACAGGCACAGAAAGTGATCCCCGGCGGCGTCAACTCCCCGGTTCGCGCCTTTACCGGCGTTGGCGGCGTGCCGCTGTTTGTTGAGCGCGCCGACGGCGCCTATCTCTACGATGCAGACGGCAAAGCCTATATTGACTATGTCGGCTCTTGGGGGCCAATGATCCTTGGTCACAACAACGATGTCATTCGCGATGCCGTGATAGAGGCAGTGACCCGAGGCTTAAGCTTTGGCGCGCCGACAGAAATGGAAGTCGAAATGGCCACGCTGGTCACCGAGCTGGTGCCGTCAATGGACATGGTGCGCATGGTTAACTCCGGCACCGAAGCCACCATGAGCGCCATTCGCCTCGCTCGCGGCTTTACCGCGCGCGACAAAATCATCAAGTTTGAAGGCTGCTACCACGGCCACGCCGACTGCCTGCTGGTAAAAGCAGGCTCCGGCGCGCTGACGCTGGGCCAACCTAACTCGCCGGGCGTCCCGGCTGACTTCGCCAAGCATACGCTAACCTGCACCTACAACGATCTGAGCTCCGTTCAACAGGCGTTTGAGCAACACCCTGAAGAGATTGCCTGCATCATCGTCGAACCGGTCGCCGGAAACATGAACTGTATTCCACCACAGCCGGACTTCCTACCCGGCCTGCGTCAGCTGTGCGACCAGTACGGCGCGCTGCTTATCATCGACGAAGTGATGACCGGTTTTCGCGTAGCGCTGGGCGGCGCACAGGCCTACTACGGCGTGACGCCTGACCTCACCTGTCTGGGCAAGATCATCGGCGGCGGCATGCCGGTCGGTGCATTCGGCGGCCGCCGCGACGTGATGGCCGCTCTGGCACCAACCGGTCCCGTTTATCAGGCGGGCACTCTGTCCGGCAACCCCATCGCCATGGCCGCGGGCTACGCCTGTCTGAGCCAGCTGACCGACGTGGGCATTTACTCACAGCTGGCGGAAAGCACCAAAACGCTGGCTGAAGGGCTGCTCAGCGCCGCTAAGCGTCAGGGAGTTCCGCTGGTGGTGAACTACGTGGGCGGTATGTTTGGCCTGTTCTTTACCGATGCCAATACTGTGACCTGCTATCAGGACGTGGTGAAGTGCGACGTAGAGCGCTTTAAGAAGTTCTTCCACCTGATGCTGGAAGAAGGCGTCTATCTGGCGCCGTCCGCCTTTGAAGCCGGCTTTATGTCGCTAGCTCACTCAAAAGAAGACCTCCAGAAAACCATCAGCGCCGCCGAACGCTGCTTTGCAAAGCTGGCATAA
- the btuF gene encoding vitamin B12 ABC transporter substrate-binding protein BtuF yields the protein MISKFMRIRLARWLLAILLPLVGISAFAAAKRVISFAPHATELAYAAGLGDSLIAASDYSDYPPEANRLERVASWQGINLERVLNLKPDLILAWRGGNPQKVLDQLSGFGIPIVYTDADSVEGIADSLSRLAAYSPRPEEAHKAAQALLNQKAELEKRYKKTNAAPIRIFLQFSHQPLFTASEKALQSEVVSLCGGKNVFADSPAPWPQVSREQVLARQPQVILIAGDSAQENNVRAFWRGQLEVPVISVPEDWFNRSGPRIMLAADVVCQKLSQISSGS from the coding sequence ATGATAAGCAAGTTCATGCGCATTCGGCTAGCCCGATGGCTGTTAGCCATCCTGCTGCCCCTTGTTGGCATCTCAGCCTTTGCCGCTGCCAAGCGCGTTATCAGCTTTGCTCCGCACGCCACTGAACTTGCCTATGCCGCTGGCCTCGGCGATAGCCTTATCGCCGCCAGCGACTACTCCGACTACCCCCCTGAGGCAAATCGCCTTGAACGAGTCGCTTCCTGGCAAGGCATCAACCTTGAGCGGGTATTAAACCTCAAGCCCGATCTGATCCTCGCCTGGCGGGGCGGCAATCCGCAAAAAGTGCTGGATCAGCTGAGTGGATTCGGCATTCCTATTGTCTATACCGACGCTGACAGCGTGGAAGGTATCGCGGACAGTCTGTCACGGCTTGCCGCCTATAGCCCCCGCCCGGAAGAAGCACACAAGGCGGCTCAGGCGCTTTTGAATCAAAAGGCCGAGCTGGAAAAACGCTATAAAAAAACCAACGCCGCACCGATACGCATTTTTCTCCAGTTCAGCCATCAGCCTCTCTTTACCGCCTCGGAAAAAGCGCTACAGAGTGAAGTGGTTTCTCTGTGCGGTGGAAAAAACGTGTTCGCCGACAGCCCGGCCCCTTGGCCGCAGGTCAGCCGTGAACAGGTTTTAGCGCGTCAGCCTCAGGTAATTCTTATTGCCGGGGACAGCGCTCAGGAAAATAACGTCAGGGCATTTTGGCGCGGGCAGCTAGAGGTCCCCGTCATTAGCGTTCCTGAAGACTGGTTTAACCGCAGCGGCCCAAGGATTATGCTGGCCGCTGACGTGGTGTGCCAAAAGCTTTCGCAAATTTCATCTGGTTCATAG
- the erpA gene encoding iron-sulfur cluster insertion protein ErpA yields MSDSTALPLEFTDAAANKVKALIADESNPELKLRVYITGGGCSGFQYGFTFDEKVNDGDMVIEKQGVSLVVDPMSLQYLVGGAVDYTEGLEGSRFIIQNPNAKSTCGCGSSFSI; encoded by the coding sequence ATGAGTGATTCAACAGCACTGCCCTTGGAATTTACCGATGCGGCAGCCAATAAGGTCAAAGCGCTGATTGCTGATGAAAGCAATCCCGAACTCAAGCTGCGTGTATATATCACCGGCGGCGGGTGCAGCGGCTTTCAGTACGGCTTCACCTTTGATGAAAAGGTCAATGATGGCGATATGGTCATTGAAAAGCAGGGTGTTTCTCTGGTTGTAGACCCGATGAGCCTGCAGTACCTCGTTGGCGGCGCGGTTGACTATACCGAAGGCCTTGAGGGCTCGCGCTTTATCATTCAGAACCCGAACGCCAAGAGCACCTGTGGCTGCGGTTCGTCGTTTAGCATTTGA